From a region of the Leptospira kmetyi serovar Malaysia str. Bejo-Iso9 genome:
- a CDS encoding zinc-dependent alcohol dehydrogenase: protein MKRIVFKKKNVLEWENVPEPKIQGQNQAIVKPLAVSRCDLDLPIVKGFTLFRPGIPIGHEFVGEIEETSPEIADDFPKGTKVIIPFQISCGLCPDCIGGRSKACTSIPYASHYGMGSSAKEFGGALSEKIWIPFAKQMLIPMPSSLDAIALASISDNIVEAWKLIGQWLEKKPNSPAMILGGAASSIGLYSASLAVGMGASEVLYLDDNPERLKIAENLGATAVPYNVLPKAWEKKFPLIADCHGQKEGMDFSFKSLSTEGIYGTASIFWSNKLEIPYLDLYNTGATLKIGRVDSREHIPQILNKIVEKKIEPEKIVTKTCSFDEAIDAWLEPAIKLVVKMN from the coding sequence ATGAAACGAATCGTATTCAAAAAAAAGAATGTATTGGAATGGGAAAACGTTCCCGAACCGAAAATCCAAGGACAGAATCAGGCCATAGTAAAACCTCTCGCGGTTTCCCGTTGTGATCTGGATCTTCCGATCGTAAAGGGTTTCACCTTATTTCGTCCTGGAATTCCGATCGGTCACGAATTCGTGGGAGAAATCGAGGAGACAAGTCCCGAGATTGCCGACGATTTTCCGAAAGGAACCAAGGTGATCATTCCGTTTCAGATTTCCTGCGGACTTTGTCCGGATTGTATCGGAGGTCGTTCCAAGGCCTGCACTTCCATTCCGTATGCGAGTCATTACGGGATGGGATCTTCCGCAAAAGAATTCGGCGGAGCCTTGTCCGAAAAAATCTGGATTCCGTTCGCCAAACAAATGTTAATTCCTATGCCCTCTTCCCTCGACGCGATCGCTCTCGCTTCGATCAGCGACAATATCGTCGAGGCCTGGAAACTGATCGGACAATGGCTGGAGAAAAAACCGAATTCTCCCGCGATGATTTTGGGCGGAGCGGCTTCGAGCATCGGTTTGTATTCGGCTTCCCTCGCGGTCGGAATGGGCGCGTCCGAGGTTCTGTATCTGGACGACAATCCGGAACGTTTGAAAATTGCGGAGAATTTAGGAGCGACCGCTGTGCCATACAACGTTCTTCCCAAAGCCTGGGAGAAAAAATTTCCTCTGATCGCCGATTGTCACGGACAGAAGGAAGGAATGGATTTCTCGTTCAAGTCGCTTTCCACGGAAGGAATCTACGGAACCGCTTCCATATTCTGGAGTAATAAATTAGAAATTCCTTATTTAGATTTATATAATACGGGCGCGACTCTCAAGATCGGGCGCGTGGATTCGAGGGAACATATCCCGCAGATCCTGAACAAGATTGTGGAAAAAAAGATAGAACCCGAAAAAATCGTCACCAAAACCTGTTCCTTCGACGAAGCGATCGACGCATGGCTCGAACCGGCGATCAAGTTGGTGGTGAAGATGAATTGA
- a CDS encoding crotonase/enoyl-CoA hydratase family protein: MSELILTEKKGPILHIIINRPEERNAFNVEMLYALSGAYDQMEADPEVRVGLVYANGKHFTLGLELNNIVDFLQKEKRFPLPQDGINPWGTFGKTRTKPVVVAVHGMCITLGIELALASDIRIAAKRTVFAQMEVQRGIFPFAGGTMRWPSQCGWGNAMKYILTGEPFEADEALRIGLVQEVVEKNELVSRAIQLAEKIAAQAPLGVRATLKSSMKSVAYGESKAAENLFPQLLELMESEDAKEGLNSFLEKRAAVFHGK, encoded by the coding sequence ATGTCCGAACTCATACTCACCGAAAAAAAAGGTCCTATTCTCCATATCATCATCAATCGACCCGAGGAAAGAAACGCGTTCAACGTAGAAATGCTCTACGCCTTAAGCGGCGCCTACGACCAAATGGAAGCGGACCCGGAAGTTCGAGTCGGTCTCGTTTACGCAAACGGCAAACACTTTACTCTCGGCTTAGAATTGAACAACATCGTCGATTTCTTACAAAAGGAAAAAAGATTCCCTCTTCCTCAAGATGGAATCAATCCCTGGGGAACTTTCGGAAAAACGAGAACCAAACCCGTGGTCGTCGCAGTTCACGGAATGTGCATCACTCTCGGAATCGAACTCGCGCTCGCGAGCGATATTCGAATCGCAGCCAAACGCACCGTCTTCGCGCAGATGGAAGTCCAACGTGGAATTTTTCCATTCGCAGGAGGAACCATGCGTTGGCCCTCTCAGTGCGGTTGGGGAAACGCGATGAAATACATTCTTACGGGAGAACCGTTCGAAGCGGACGAAGCGCTCCGCATCGGACTCGTTCAGGAAGTCGTGGAAAAAAACGAACTCGTTTCCAGAGCAATTCAACTCGCGGAAAAGATCGCGGCTCAGGCCCCGCTCGGAGTGCGCGCGACCTTAAAATCGTCCATGAAATCGGTCGCATATGGAGAATCGAAAGCGGCCGAAAATCTGTTTCCTCAACTTTTGGAACTCATGGAATCCGAAGACGCGAAAGAAGGTCTGAATTCCTTTCTGGAAAAACGCGCCGCGGTATTTCATGGAAAATGA
- a CDS encoding TetR/AcrR family transcriptional regulator: MSPNLDKQTNPYDRLMTSALDLFYRRGYSGTSTNQLIADSGTHKASFYRYFQSKEEIALEYLKLQGENFENGLQRMMERSPSWKEFIHTWTSVLLKQVKSGKFIGCPIARFLNSVEERNEDFELVADKILHGWIQIFESYFESEKKKGHLDSSLNSLAASRKILKLFQGSSQLFRITGKTDYFLELEGEMIEALGGKRK; encoded by the coding sequence ATGTCTCCGAATCTCGACAAACAAACCAATCCGTATGATCGCCTGATGACTTCGGCTTTGGATCTTTTTTATCGCAGGGGTTATTCGGGAACTTCCACAAATCAGTTGATCGCGGATTCCGGCACGCATAAGGCCAGTTTTTATCGTTACTTTCAATCCAAGGAAGAGATCGCCCTCGAATATTTAAAACTCCAAGGGGAGAATTTTGAAAACGGTCTGCAAAGAATGATGGAACGTTCTCCTTCTTGGAAAGAATTCATTCATACCTGGACGTCCGTTCTTTTGAAACAGGTCAAAAGCGGTAAGTTTATTGGTTGTCCGATCGCGCGTTTTTTAAACAGCGTAGAGGAAAGAAACGAGGACTTCGAACTCGTCGCGGATAAAATTCTACACGGATGGATTCAAATTTTCGAATCTTATTTCGAATCCGAAAAGAAAAAGGGACATCTGGATTCTTCTTTGAATTCTCTCGCCGCTTCTCGCAAAATTCTTAAATTGTTTCAAGGCAGTTCTCAACTTTTTAGAATCACCGGTAAAACCGATTACTTTCTCGAACTCGAAGGAGAAATGATCGAAGCACTCGGTGGAAAAAGAAAATAA
- a CDS encoding MaoC family dehydratase, with protein sequence MTQVPNKPFAELAPSTAVSKDQVKRNIYGRYLEEFTEGEIFEHPREITIDRAFAQEFATTFMDANPLFLSSAYAQAHGFQDMLVSSLQVFNIALSLGVQNDSEKALANLGYYNVQFLKPVYPGDTLSAKTKILKVDDKGPDKPGIVSVRTICLNQKKELVLQYERKIMIYQSNGKPKGNPKPVVKEAFFPETDSPVIELPALKFPTEFKSATWSDTYFESFKPGQIYIHQNGRTITDEHFPWTYRVGNTHPLHYDKLYSAGISGPMGGEPVVYGGLVFAWLCGMASRDITENMIWDLGFTEGYHTQPSFSGDTVTAITRVLSVEDRGNDFGIPAGAVHLQIIGLKNIKANDAFDKFGEDLFLKENDKKKHGKEKLPEKIFEIERKILVKKKG encoded by the coding sequence ATGACTCAAGTTCCAAACAAACCGTTTGCGGAGCTGGCTCCGAGCACTGCAGTTTCCAAAGATCAGGTAAAACGGAATATTTACGGAAGATATCTGGAAGAATTCACGGAAGGGGAAATTTTCGAACACCCGAGAGAGATCACGATCGACAGAGCGTTCGCTCAGGAATTCGCAACCACGTTTATGGACGCGAACCCACTCTTCTTATCCTCCGCGTACGCGCAAGCGCACGGTTTTCAAGACATGTTGGTTTCTTCTCTGCAAGTTTTTAACATCGCTCTTTCTCTCGGAGTTCAAAACGATTCCGAAAAGGCGCTCGCCAACTTAGGTTATTACAACGTTCAATTCTTAAAACCCGTTTATCCCGGAGACACTCTTTCCGCGAAAACCAAAATTCTCAAAGTGGACGACAAAGGACCGGACAAACCGGGAATCGTAAGCGTTCGTACGATCTGCTTAAACCAAAAGAAAGAATTGGTTCTTCAGTATGAAAGAAAGATCATGATCTATCAATCCAACGGAAAACCGAAAGGAAATCCGAAACCGGTCGTCAAGGAAGCGTTCTTTCCGGAAACAGATTCTCCCGTAATCGAACTTCCTGCGCTTAAATTCCCAACCGAGTTTAAGTCCGCGACTTGGTCCGATACGTATTTCGAAAGTTTCAAACCGGGTCAGATCTACATCCACCAAAACGGAAGAACGATCACTGACGAACATTTCCCTTGGACGTACAGAGTCGGAAACACGCACCCGCTTCACTACGACAAACTTTATTCCGCGGGTATTTCCGGTCCGATGGGCGGGGAACCGGTCGTTTACGGCGGTCTCGTCTTCGCGTGGTTATGCGGAATGGCTTCCCGAGACATCACGGAAAACATGATCTGGGATCTCGGATTCACCGAAGGATATCACACTCAACCTTCTTTCAGCGGGGATACCGTGACTGCGATCACACGAGTTCTTTCCGTGGAGGATCGCGGAAACGATTTCGGAATTCCTGCGGGAGCGGTTCATCTTCAGATCATCGGCTTGAAAAACATCAAGGCAAACGACGCATTCGATAAATTCGGCGAAGATCTATTCTTAAAAGAAAACGATAAGAAAAAACACGGAAAGGAAAAACTTCCCGAGAAAATTTTCGAAATCGAAAGAAAGATTCTCGTTAAGAAAAAAGGTTAA